Proteins co-encoded in one Bacillus paramycoides genomic window:
- a CDS encoding CCA tRNA nucleotidyltransferase, translating to MKRFKKASSIIKTLKQQGHEAYFVGGSVRDLIIDRPIGDIDIATSALPEEVMAIFPRHVPVGLEHGTVIVVENGEPYEVTTFRTESEYEDFRRPSSVQFVRSLEEDLKRRDFTMNAIAMTEEGKMVDLFAGQEAIQKREIVTVGNAADRFQEDALRMMRGIRFVSTLGFSLEMKTKQAIETYGHLLEHIAIERITVEFEKLLTGIYCVKGLQQLVETKLFSHLPYLQMSEERLLQATQYKWDSFETDVEAWAFFLYCIGEEHPSVFLRQWKFSNKKIKDIVAVLLTIRTRKDKDWDTVLLYKTGIHIAEMAERVYEAMIESYDHTSVKRVQTLFEALPIKSRQEMNVTGNDLLNWANKKPGPWVAEMIQKIEEAIVQGNVVNEKECIREWLQECNLL from the coding sequence ATGAAAAGATTTAAAAAAGCTAGTTCTATTATCAAGACTTTAAAGCAACAAGGGCATGAGGCCTACTTTGTCGGCGGAAGCGTACGAGATCTTATTATTGATAGGCCGATTGGAGATATTGATATTGCGACATCTGCTTTACCAGAAGAAGTGATGGCTATATTTCCAAGACATGTTCCTGTTGGTCTTGAGCATGGAACTGTAATTGTAGTAGAAAATGGTGAACCTTATGAGGTAACCACGTTTCGAACAGAGAGCGAATATGAAGATTTTCGAAGACCTAGTAGTGTTCAATTTGTTCGTTCATTAGAAGAGGATTTAAAACGTCGTGATTTCACAATGAATGCAATTGCCATGACAGAAGAAGGCAAAATGGTTGATTTATTTGCCGGACAGGAAGCGATTCAAAAGCGAGAAATTGTGACAGTTGGAAATGCTGCGGATCGTTTTCAAGAAGATGCCCTGCGAATGATGCGTGGTATTCGGTTCGTAAGTACGTTAGGTTTTTCTTTAGAAATGAAAACGAAACAAGCAATTGAAACATATGGACATTTACTGGAACATATAGCAATTGAGCGAATTACAGTGGAGTTTGAGAAACTGTTAACTGGCATATACTGCGTGAAGGGTTTGCAACAATTAGTAGAAACGAAGCTCTTTTCTCATCTGCCATATTTACAAATGTCAGAAGAGAGATTGTTACAAGCTACGCAGTATAAATGGGATTCTTTTGAAACAGACGTTGAGGCATGGGCATTTTTCTTATATTGCATCGGGGAAGAACATCCATCTGTCTTTTTACGTCAATGGAAGTTTTCGAATAAAAAAATAAAAGATATCGTCGCAGTTTTATTAACAATCCGTACGAGAAAGGATAAGGATTGGGATACAGTTCTTCTTTATAAAACGGGAATTCATATCGCTGAAATGGCAGAAAGAGTATATGAAGCGATGATTGAAAGCTATGATCATACATCTGTGAAACGAGTACAAACGTTGTTTGAAGCACTGCCAATCAAGAGTCGCCAAGAAATGAATGTGACTGGGAATGATTTATTAAACTGGGCAAATAAAAAGCCAGGTCCGTGGGTTGCTGAAATGATTCAAAAAATTGAAGAAGCAATCGTACAAGGAAATGTAGTGAATGAGAAAGAGTGTATAAGGGAGTGGCTGCAAGAATGCAATCTACTATAA